In Bradyrhizobium guangdongense, the sequence GTAATGCAGTCGGCACCGGCGTGCCAACTGTGGAACATGTTCCAGCCGCCCTGCCCCGGCGGCGTCTTTTGTGCGCGTCGCGAGCCGACCGTACCCCAATCGGTCGCGATGAAGTCGACATTCATCCCGAGCTTCTTGAGCAGATCGGCCGTGACGTCGCCCTGCGCCTTGGTGATCGGCTGATCCTGCGCCACGAGGCAGGTCACCGGCTGGCCGGAATAGCCGCTCTCGGCGAGCAGCTTCTTGGCTGCGTCGAGATCGCGCTTGCCCTTGAGGATCTCGCCGCCCATCTCGGTGTAGAGCGGCGTGTCGGGCGTGAAGAAGCCCGGCAGCGGTTTCCAAAGCGCATCGTCGTCGCCGACGATCGCGCGCATATAGTCCTCCTGGCTCAGCGCCATCAGCACCGCGCGTCGCGCCCGCACGTCGTTGAACGGCGCGAACAGATGGTTCATGCGGAACGAGCCGACATTGCCGAGGGGATCGCCGATGTCGACGCTGATGTTCTTGTTGCTCTTCAGCACGGGTACGAGATCGGCGATCGGATTCTCCCACCAGTCGACCTCGCCGTTCTGCAAGGCCGCGGCCGCCGTTGCCGGATCCGGCATCACCAGCCACTCGACGCGATCGACCAGGATCTGCTTGCCACCGGCAAGCCAGGACGCCTTTTCCTGCCGCGGCACGTAATCGGCAAATTTCTCGAATACCGATTTGGCGCCGGGGACCCATTCGCTCTTGACGAATTTCATCGGGCCGGAGCCGACGTAGTCGGTGATCTGCTTGAACGGATCGGTCTTGGCGATGCGCTCGGGCATGATAAAGGAGCACGGCGCGTTGTTCTTGGCCAGCGCATACAGCATTTTCGGGAAAGGCTGCTTCAGCACCCACTTGAAGGTGCGGTCGTCGACAGCGGTCAATTCCTGCTGGATCGCAAGGATCATCAGCCCCATCGGGTCGCGCGCGGCCCAGCGCGAAAGGCTCGCGACGACGTCCTTGCTCAGCACCGGCTCGCCATCGTGGAATTTAAGCCCCGAGCGCAGCTTGAACGTCCAGATCTTGCCGTCGTCCGACGTCTCCTCGGACTCGACCATCTGGCGCTGCGGCTGAAGCTTGGCATCGACGCCGTACAGCGTATCCCAGACCAGCGCCGCCGCGTTGCGCACGACATATTGGGTGCCCCAGATGGGATCGAAATTGGCAAGATTGGCCTGTGGCACGAAACGCAGGGTGCGCGCCGCTGCACCCTGCGCGATCGCCGGAGCCGATAGGCCGGTCAATGCCAGGCCGCCTGCACCAGCCAGTCCCTTCAATACGGTCCTGCGATCCATGAAATCCTCCCAGTAATGCCGTGATGCCGGCCGTTCATTGGCCAAGGGCAGGTGGAAACCGAGCCCATTAGCGTGCAAATGGTATGCCAGTAACCGACCCGTCGCCAGCGGGATCTCATCGACTTTTGGCGGTCATTGCGCGGCAACACGGACTTGACTGCGCCGCGGCACGCAATCCAGGGTCACAGCAATTTTGCCCCAAAATTCCGCTCCGGATCCATATCGGCCACGAGCCGCCCTGTCGGCTTCGCCGCCTCGCCGCCGCTGCGCGCCAGGAATTTTCCACTGCCGGGGCTGGCGAGGCATTTGTCGCCGTCGACGATCAGGCGGCCGCGCGACAGCACCGTCACCGGCCAGCCTTTCAGCCTGCGGCCGGCGAACGGCGTGTAGCCCGCGAGGTCATGCATCATCTCGTCCACGATCGTGGTCTCCCGATTGGGATCCCAGATCGCGATGTCGGCGTCGGCGCCGATCGCGATAGAGCCCTTGCGAGGATGCAGATTGTAGATCTTCGCGGGCGCCGTCGCGGTCAGCTCGACGAACTTTTGGAGACCCAGCTGCCCCTTCGACACCATCGCGTCGAACAGCAGGGGCAGCCGCAGCTCCAGTCCCGGCAGGCCGTTGGCGACCTGCTTGAAATTGGGATTGGCCCCGCCCTCAGCTTGCCGGTCTCGTCATAGCGATAGGGTGCGTGGTCCGACGAGATGGTCTGGAGATCGCCGAGCGACAGCGCCTGCCACAGCGCTTCCTGGTCGGCATGCGTACGCGGCGGCGGGCTGCACATCCACTTGGCGCCCTCGACGCCCGGCTTGTCGAGATCACGAGCCGTGAGGAACAGATATTGCGGGCAGGTCTCGGCGAAGACCTTGAGCCCCTGCCCGCGCGCATCGCGGATCACCTTGGCGCCCTCGGCCGTCGAGACGTGGAAGATCATGATCGGTTGGTCGATCAGCGCGGCCATGCCGATCAGCCGGGTGAAGGCTTCGGCCTCCGATACGCGGGCGTGACTGATGGCGTGGTATTTCGGCATGGTGTAACCGCGCGCGAGCAGCCGCTTCACCATCCAGGCGATGATGCCGTGATTTTCGGCATGGGCGCACAACATCGCGCCGGACTGGCGTGCGGCCAGGAGAATGTCGAGCAGCGGCTCGTCATCGACCTTGAGCCGGTCGTAGGTCATGAAGATCTTGATCGAGGCATGCCCCTGCTTCACGAGCGCCGGAATGTGCTCCTCGACCGTCTCTTTCGTCGCGTCCGCGATGATCATGTGAAAGGCGTAGTCGATCACCGCCCCCTTCCTGGCCAGCGCATGATAGTCTTCCACCACCTGCGGCAACTTCATACCGACATGCTGGGCCGCGAACGGAATGACCGTCGTGGTGCCGCCAAAAGCAGCGGACACCGTCGCGCTCTCGAACGTATCGGCGTTCATGATACCGGCGGCCGACAGCTGCTCGATATGCGCGTGACTGTCGACGCCGCCGGGCAGCACGAACTTGCCGCGCGCATCGATCTCACGCCTGGCCGACGGAAGCCCGCGACCGATGGCTGCAATGGTCTCGCCGGAGATCGCGACATCGGCTTCGAACACGTCGGTCGTGGTCGCGACGCGTCCGCCGCGGATGATCAGGTCGTAGTGAGGTTCAGTCATGAGGCACTCCGTGAAAGGCTTGAGCGAGATGATCGCCAATTTTCAGAAAGACCATCGGCATCACTTCTCCGGCGGCGGCACCGCGCCGGTGCGGCTGGTGATCAGGCCGTAATGCTCGATGCGGCGATGCGCTGCGAAATTGAAGATCGTGGTCTTGCCGAAGCGGGTGGCGTCGAGGTCGCAAGCGTGGACCAGCAGCTCGTCGTCCTCTGTGCGGGCTTCAGCCACGATCTCGCCGTTGGGATCGACGATCAGGCTGCCGCCGAACAGCGGATGGCCGTCCTCGACGCCGGCCTTGGCGACGGCCACGACCCAGGTCGCGTTTTGATAAGCGCCGGCCTGCACCGAGAGACGGTTGTGAAACACACGCCTCTCGAGGCCCTCCTCGCTTCGCTCCGCATTCACCGACGGCGTGTTGTAGCCGATCAACACCATCTCGACGCCTTGCAGGCCCATGACGCGATAGGTCTCCGGCCAGCGACGGTCGTTGCAGATGGCCATGCCGATGATGCCGCCGAGCTCACGCCAGACGTTGAAACCGAGATCACCGGGCTCGAAATAGCGCTTCTCCAGATGCTGGTGTGAGCGCTTGCGGTCGTACTCCACATGGCCCGGCAGATGGACCTTGCGATATTTGCCGACGATCTTCCCGGACTTGTCGGTCAGAACAGCGGTGTTGAAATGATGGCCGTCAGGCGTCAGCTCGGCATAGCCGAAATTCATCGCGATTCCGTGCTGTGCCGCCCGCTCGAACAGCGGCCTGGTCGCGGCGTTCGGCATTTCACGTTCGAACCAGACGTCGAATTCGGCGCGGTCCTCCACGTACCAGCGCGGAAAGAACGTCGTCAGCGTCAGCTCCGGATAGACGATGAGGTCGGCATCCTTTGCTTTCGCTTCGTCCATCAGCGCGATCATGCGCTTGACCACGGCCTCGCGGCTGTCGGCCTTCTGGATCGGCCCCATCTGGGCCGCGGCAACATTGACGATACGCATCAGCGAATTCCTGACGTTTTCCTGGCCAAGCTGGGATTGAAGCTTCAGGGCGTGTCGGCGCACGCAGCATAACTCAGCTTCGCGCCGTTTTTCCAGCCAAGCAGCTTTCATGCCGCGCATCGCCGCTCGACATCCTGTAAAAGCCGAACGGCTATGCAGGATCGTCAGACACGGGAGCAACGGGAAGACAGCATCGCTGTCCACTCCCAACGACAGCGCGAGGAACGACATCGTCATGATACAAATCGTCAACTCACTGCGACGCCGGAACTCTGGCCTTCGCTTCCGTTTGATGATCTAGATCCAACCCCTCGCCCACGATCGCGCGCATTCTCCTTCTGGAGTTTCATCGATGACCTCAGCCGACCGGCCGGCCACGCGGCTGGCCACGCGCCTCTCGTTCCTGGTCGCCGGCTTCGGAATCGCCTGCTGGGCGCCACTGGTGCCGTTCGCGAAGGAGCGGCTCGCGGTCGATGATGCCGTGCTCGGCCTGCTGCTGCTCAGCCTCGGCATCGGCTCGGTCGTTGCGATGCTCGCCACCGGCATCTTGAGCGCACGCCATGGCAGCAAGCCGATCATCATCGCGGGCGGCATCGGTCTTGCGCTGATTTTGCCCCTGCTCGTCATCGCCGGCACGCCGGTGACCTTGGCGCTGGCGCTTCTGGCATTCGGCGCCGCGCTCGGCTCCATCGACGTCGCCATGAACATCCACGCCGTCGAGGTCGAGCGCGCAGCAGGACAGCCGCTGATGTCGGGCTTTCATGCTCTCTTCAGCATCGGCGGATTCGCCGGATCTGCGGTGATGACGGCTCTGCTGTCGTTTCATCTCGGACCGCTCGCGAGCGCTTTGATCTGCTCCGTGCTGATGCTGACCGCGATGGGGCTCGCTTCGCCGCGCCTGCTGCGCAGGGCGCAAGTACAGGAGGGACCGTTGTTCGTGTTGCCGCACGGCATCGTGCTGCTGCTGGCGCTGCTCGCGGCCATCACCTTCCTGATCGAAGGCGCGATGCTCGACTGGGGCGCGCTGCTCGTCATCGGCAAGGGCCTTGTCAGCGAGGCGCGAGGCGGGTTCGGCTATATCGTGTTCTCGATTGCGATGACCGCCGGCCGGCTCGGCGGCGATGCCGTGGTGGCGCGTATCGGAGATCGCGCGACGCTGGTCGGGGGAAGCCTGCTGGCTATTGCGGGCCTTGCAGTGCTGTTGCTCGCGCCCAGCGCGACCGTCGCCATTGCCGGTTTCCTGCTGATCGGCCTCGGCGCTTCGAACCTCGTGCCGGTGCTGTTCCGCGGTGCCGCGAAACAGACTGCGATGCCCACCGGGCTTGCCGTGGCGTCGATCACCACTGCCGGCTATGCAGGCGTTCTGGTCGGTCCTGCCGGCATCGGTTTCGTCGCCCATGCAGTCGGGTTGCCGATGGCATTCTGGATGCTCGCTGCACTCATGGGTGTCGTCACGCTGTCAGCGCGTGCGGTGACCGCAAAATAAAGGCGCGCCACGGCTTCCCGTGACGCGCCCCGCAATGGACGTGATGCGTGCTTTACGCGCTCGCCTGGGTCACGAACTTGGTGTTGAGGTAACCCTCGATCGCCTCGAGGCCGCCTTCGGAACCGTAGCCGGACTCCTTGATTCCGCCGAACGGCACTTCCGGCAGCGCGAGGCCGTGATGGTTGATCGACACCATGCCGCTCTCGATGTCGGCGCCGATCGCCTGCATCGTCTTGGTCGAGGTGGTGTAGGCATAGGCCGCAAGGCCATAAGGCAGGCGGTTCGCCTCGGCCACGACCTCATCATAGCTGCGGAACGAGGTGATCGGCGCCAGCGGACCGAACGGCTCCTCGTTCATGATGCGGGCCTCGCGCGGCACGTCGGTGATGACGGTCGGCTCGAAGAAGAAGCCCTCGTTGCCGATGCGCTTGCCGCCGGCCTGGATCTTGGCGCCGCGCTGGACCGCGTCGGACACAAAGCCTTCCATGGCGTCGACCCGGCGCGGATTGGCCAGAGGGCCCATGCGGGTGTCCTTGTCCAGCCCATTGCCGACCTTGAGGCCCTTGGCGGCTGCGACGAACTTGTCGACGAAGGGCTGATACACGCTTTCATGCACCAGGAAGCGCGTCGGCGAGACGCAAACCTGGCCGGCATTGCGGAACTTGTTGGCCGAGAGAATCTTCGCGGCGTTGTCGAGGTCGGCATCCGCGAACACGATCGCCGGCGCATGGCCACCGAGCTCCATGGTGACGCGCTTCATGTGCAAGCCGGCGAGCGCGGCCAGATGCTTGCCGACCGCGGTCGAGCCCGTAAAACTGATCTTGCGGATGATCGGGTGCGGAATGAGATACTCCGACACTTCTGACGGAACGCCGAACACCAGCTGGACCACGCCAGGCGGGATGCCCGCGTCGGCATAAGCGCGCACCAGCTCCATGCAGCTCGCAGGCGTCTCTTCCGGACCCTTCACGATGATCGAGCAGCCGGCCGCGAGCGCGGCCGAGATTTTGCGCACCGCCTGGTTGATCGGAAAATTCCAGGGTGTGAACGCGGCAACCGGGCCCACCGGCTCCTTGGTCACGAGCTGGGAGACGTTGCCCATCCGCGGCGGCACGATGCGGCCATAGGCGCGGCGGGCCTCTTCCGAGAACCAGTCAATGAGGTCGCCGGCCAGCATGGTCTCGCCCTGGGCTTCCACGACCGGCTTGCCCTGCTCCATGGTCATCACGGGGGCGATCTCGGCGGCGCGCGAGCGGATGATATCGGCCGCTTTCCGCATCAGCTTGTAGCGGTCGAACGGCGAGGTCTTGCGCCAGACCTCGAAGCCGGCCCTGGCGGCCTCAAGCGCGCGGTCGAGGTCCGCCTTCGAGGCGTGCGGGGTCTTGCCGATGGGCTGGCCGGTTGCGGGATTGAGGATGTCCTCCGACTTGCCGGAAGTGCCGTCGGTCCACTCGCCGGCGATGAACATCTGAACTTTCGGATACATCCTGATTGCCTCCTCACATGATTTCGGCGGCCCGACTTTCGGCCGCCGCTTAGGTGGGTGCAGAGCTACACTGAAAGGCGGCCGGCGGAAAGGGACCAAAGCTGCCGCAGAAGCGCATCGCTGGTCTTCCCGCGGCTCAGATTGCAAACTTCGACTGCAGGCGCCGCCAGCCGATCACGATGCCCGTGATTGAGAACACCAGCCCGAGCGCGCAGAGCCCGACGATCAGGACATCGCGCAGGCGCGGATGCGCCGTCAGGGCGGGGAAGTCGAGCATATGCAGCGCGCTGTAGAACCACCGATAAGCACGACGGGAGGCATCAAGCCTTTGCAGGACGCTGCCGTCTGCGGCGTCAATGTCGTACCAGACGTCGTCGCAGCGGGAGCGGTAGACCGGCGCGCCGGGCACGCTGGAACGAGCGGGATAGTCATCGTTGTCGACGACAACGGATGCTGCGTTACAGCCGGCCCTCAGGCGCGCCGTCAGGCCGACGACGTCCTGCTCATCCAGGAACATCATCTGACGATCGCGTGCGGATTCGCCCGCCTTGGTCAAAGTCTGGCTGTCAACACCGGTACGGTCACGCCGGTAGACACTGCCACTGAAGGCAAGCCATTCAACTTCACGGGCTGCAATCGACAGCGACGGCTCGTTGAGCGGCGGAGCCCGGCGCCAGTCGGGCACAGCATTCGTCACGCCGGCCTCAGCTGGTGTCAGCTGCCCGCGCGAGAACAGTCGGCCGTGATCCATGGAGAGCCAGCCGCTGAAGATCCATGTCAGCACAAAGACAGTCGATCCGAGGCCAAGGATGTGATGAAGAGCATGCCAGCCACGATAGGGCGAGCCGATCAGCCCTCCTCTCTGCCTGATCCGCACAATCCCGAGCACGGCGCCCAGCACCGCTGCGATCAACGCCAGCAGCGAAACTGTCCAGACCACCCGGTCCCACAGTGCCCAGTCGCGTCTCAGGACCGTCGGATAGATCCAGTGCAGCACGCTGCCGGCGAGGTTCCAGCCTCGCTCAAACCGCGTCGTATCCAGCACGATTTCGCCGGTGCGCGACGACACATGGATTTCTGTCCGGACCGCATTGCCGAGAGCGATGCGGAACAGAGGCCGATGGCGATCAAAACTATTCGGCACGCTCCATTGATCATCGTCAGCACGTTCAAGGAACGCGGCGTGTGTTGCATCGAGCCCGCGTCGGCGGGCATGATCTTGCGCGATGGCGAGCGCAACTCCGGCCGATTGCACCGATGCGTCGGCGCCGTCCGACGCATGGATCGCCCGCATTCGCGACGGTCCCGACACGACATAGACCGGCCCGTCGCTGCGCTGGATCAAGCGAACGCGGGTGGCGTCGAGGATCCCGCTCGCGACCACGGCGTCGCCGACCGCGATGATCGCCTCTCCACGCTCCAAAGGCGCCAGCCCGGCAAAGCGCTCCGCTTCCGTCAGCGACGGAAACGGGACGAAATGCATCACCATTCCACTCGCGAACCACATCGCGAACAGGAGGCAGAACGCGATTCCGAGCCAGCGGTGCAGGAGGACGATCGCGCCCATCATGGCTTATGCCCTACCATTTGAACGCGGCCGAGATTTCGCAGGTCCGCGGCGAGCCCAAGAGGATCTGGTCGGGATAGAACGGATCGCCCCAGATCGCGTAGCGCTTGTCGGTAAAGTTGCGGATCCGAAGGGTCAGGCGGGCGTGATCGACCGTAGCGAACCCCGTCCTGGGGATGTCCACGAAGGCGTAGAGATCGCCCACCGTATAGGCGTTCATGGTCACGGTGTTGGCGTCACTGTTGTAGCGGTCGCCGACATGGCGGCCGGTGATGCCGATCTCGACCGGCCAGGGCGTGAAGAAACGCCAGGATGCGCCGCCATTGACGACGATACGCGGCACGTTCGGCGGCGTATTGCCCGAGAAGGAACCGCCGGCAAAATCAAAGTCAGCATAGCGCGCATCGACATAGACGATGTTGCCCCATAGCCGCAGCGGCCCGATCGGGCGGATCGATCCGGCGAGCTCGATGCCCTTCGATTCCTGCCGTCCCGCGATGTTGAGGGTCTGACCGCCGGCCGCGGCATAAACGTTTTTGCGCAGGATGTCGTAAGCAGAGAACGACCACTCCGCCCTGTTGTCCCACAACAGGTGCTTGACGCCGGTCTCGTAGGAGCGCGCGGTGGTCAGATCCAGGTTCTGCGCGGGGCCAAGCAGGAAGATGTTGTTGGCCGAGACGTCGGCGCCGGTGGCGTACTGGCTGAAGAAGGTCAAACCGGGCACGGCTTCCCAGGTGTAGCCGATCCGCCCAGTGACCGGCGCCCAGTCTTTCGTGAATGGGAAGTTCGCCTTCTCCAGACCGTTGACGTCGATCGAATTGCGGTCGAGCCCGATATGCTCGACGCGCAGCCCGCCGATCAGCGCAAAGGTACGCGTCAACTTCAACCGGTCCTCGAACGACAGCGCCTCGTTGTCGATGCGCGCGGTCTGCTGCTGCGTCGTCAACAGCCCGTAGTAGCCCCGGTTGGGATCGACCAGTGAAACGGAGTCGCCGGGAAAATTCGCAGCCCCCGGCCTGACGAAGTCGAGGTAGCTCGACGACAATGTCGTGACGAGACGATTTCCGAAGCCCGCGATATCGTCATCCCAAATCAGATCGGTGATGTTGCCGACCATGCGCTGGCTGTGCGCGACGTAGAAGCGGCTGCGATCAACCGTGTTCGTGGCCGTGTTGAACGCCTCGACCTCGTTGTTGAACCATGAGCGCTCCGCGCCGTAGCCATAAGCCTGGCTCTTCAGCATCAAATCAGGCGCCAACTTCAGCTCGAACCCGCCGCGCAGCCAGACTTCCTGCGCCACGTTCCTGTTATCGAGAACATTGTAGCTGGTGTTGAAGGTTCGATCGTCGATGGTCACACGCCCGAGATTGGCCCCGTTGAAGTTCGAGACGTGACTTCCGGAGACGATGCCCGCCGTCGCATGCGAGCCGCTGAACGCGACCGGAACCAGTGGTGCGCCCCAATAGGCCTTGCCGCGATCCTCGCGATATTCGACGGCGCCCCAGACCTTGAGGCTCTCGGAGACGCGGTAATTGAGCTGGCCGGAGACATCAAGCGTTTTGGTGTTGGTGTCATCGGCAAACCCGTTGAGGGTGGAACGGCTGACGTCGAGGCGGTAGTCCAGGCCCTGCACGTTGGTGCTGCCGCCCGAGCCGTAATGGACGCGAAACGAGCTCAGGGAGTCATACGATAAGTCCGCCTCGTTGCGGATCGCTCCGGTGTGCGGCTGCTTGGTGACGAAATTGATCGCGCCGCCGGCGGCGCCTTCGCCCGAGATCAGCGAGGCCGGGCCCTTCAGGATTTCCACGGCTTCGAGATTGGCGGTGTCCATGATCCGGGAAGTCATGTTCTGCGGGCCGATCTTGATGCCGTTGTAGAGCGTGTTGATCTGGCTGTTGGTGAAGCCGCGCATCGAGAACGCCGAGGGCTCGGCGGGATTGTCGCCGGCGGTGACGCCGACAGCGCCCTGGGCCACGTCGGAGACTGTGCGGTAGCCCTGCTCGCGCATGGTGTCGGCGGAGATCACCTCGACGGTCGCGGGTGTCTCGCGCACGGTCAGGCCGAGGCGCGAGGCGCTCTCGGCGACGGCGTTGCTGTTGAGAGGGGTCGGAGCATTCGGGATGACTGGCTTGGATGCGGCCGTCATCGCGGCCGGCCTGCGCGCTGCCGTACGTCGTGCGCTCGCCGCGTCCCGGCCGGCCGGCCTGTCCTGCTTGCGCGAGGGCGGCGCCGACACCTCCACCGGCGGCAGCGGCTCGCGAGCCTGCTGCGCCAACGCAGCCGGCATGTTGAGAACGACAAAAAATATGAGGGCGGAGGATACCAGCAGAAAGCGGCGTGATCGTACAATACGAGCGGAAGACAAGGTCTCGGACCTCGGCGTGACGTCAGTGGCACGTCACCGCGAACCAAGGTCCCATCTTCAGGCTGTCAGCCGTCCGATGAAGCCGAATGTCTGTACTCCCCGACCGACATCTTCGCGTGTGACCACGGCTGACGGCAGGTCTCCTGGCTCGCGGGTCGTGACCGCTTCGTCGCCTTCCCGGGACC encodes:
- a CDS encoding NAD-dependent succinate-semialdehyde dehydrogenase, with amino-acid sequence MYPKVQMFIAGEWTDGTSGKSEDILNPATGQPIGKTPHASKADLDRALEAARAGFEVWRKTSPFDRYKLMRKAADIIRSRAAEIAPVMTMEQGKPVVEAQGETMLAGDLIDWFSEEARRAYGRIVPPRMGNVSQLVTKEPVGPVAAFTPWNFPINQAVRKISAALAAGCSIIVKGPEETPASCMELVRAYADAGIPPGVVQLVFGVPSEVSEYLIPHPIIRKISFTGSTAVGKHLAALAGLHMKRVTMELGGHAPAIVFADADLDNAAKILSANKFRNAGQVCVSPTRFLVHESVYQPFVDKFVAAAKGLKVGNGLDKDTRMGPLANPRRVDAMEGFVSDAVQRGAKIQAGGKRIGNEGFFFEPTVITDVPREARIMNEEPFGPLAPITSFRSYDEVVAEANRLPYGLAAYAYTTSTKTMQAIGADIESGMVSINHHGLALPEVPFGGIKESGYGSEGGLEAIEGYLNTKFVTQASA
- a CDS encoding PepSY domain-containing protein, translated to MMGAIVLLHRWLGIAFCLLFAMWFASGMVMHFVPFPSLTEAERFAGLAPLERGEAIIAVGDAVVASGILDATRVRLIQRSDGPVYVVSGPSRMRAIHASDGADASVQSAGVALAIAQDHARRRGLDATHAAFLERADDDQWSVPNSFDRHRPLFRIALGNAVRTEIHVSSRTGEIVLDTTRFERGWNLAGSVLHWIYPTVLRRDWALWDRVVWTVSLLALIAAVLGAVLGIVRIRQRGGLIGSPYRGWHALHHILGLGSTVFVLTWIFSGWLSMDHGRLFSRGQLTPAEAGVTNAVPDWRRAPPLNEPSLSIAAREVEWLAFSGSVYRRDRTGVDSQTLTKAGESARDRQMMFLDEQDVVGLTARLRAGCNAASVVVDNDDYPARSSVPGAPVYRSRCDDVWYDIDAADGSVLQRLDASRRAYRWFYSALHMLDFPALTAHPRLRDVLIVGLCALGLVFSITGIVIGWRRLQSKFAI
- a CDS encoding ABC transporter substrate-binding protein: MDRRTVLKGLAGAGGLALTGLSAPAIAQGAAARTLRFVPQANLANFDPIWGTQYVVRNAAALVWDTLYGVDAKLQPQRQMVESEETSDDGKIWTFKLRSGLKFHDGEPVLSKDVVASLSRWAARDPMGLMILAIQQELTAVDDRTFKWVLKQPFPKMLYALAKNNAPCSFIMPERIAKTDPFKQITDYVGSGPMKFVKSEWVPGAKSVFEKFADYVPRQEKASWLAGGKQILVDRVEWLVMPDPATAAAALQNGEVDWWENPIADLVPVLKSNKNISVDIGDPLGNVGSFRMNHLFAPFNDVRARRAVLMALSQEDYMRAIVGDDDALWKPLPGFFTPDTPLYTEMGGEILKGKRDLDAAKKLLAESGYSGQPVTCLVAQDQPITKAQGDVTADLLKKLGMNVDFIATDWGTVGSRRAQKTPPGQGGWNMFHSWHAGADCITPAAYTAIRANGDKAWFGWPNSPNTEKEIAAWFDATTLEEEKAAIGRVNKAALDDVVYAPTGFFLTYTAWRKNVSGITKGPLPFFWGVSKTA
- a CDS encoding MFS transporter, with the translated sequence MTSADRPATRLATRLSFLVAGFGIACWAPLVPFAKERLAVDDAVLGLLLLSLGIGSVVAMLATGILSARHGSKPIIIAGGIGLALILPLLVIAGTPVTLALALLAFGAALGSIDVAMNIHAVEVERAAGQPLMSGFHALFSIGGFAGSAVMTALLSFHLGPLASALICSVLMLTAMGLASPRLLRRAQVQEGPLFVLPHGIVLLLALLAAITFLIEGAMLDWGALLVIGKGLVSEARGGFGYIVFSIAMTAGRLGGDAVVARIGDRATLVGGSLLAIAGLAVLLLAPSATVAIAGFLLIGLGASNLVPVLFRGAAKQTAMPTGLAVASITTAGYAGVLVGPAGIGFVAHAVGLPMAFWMLAALMGVVTLSARAVTAK
- a CDS encoding N-carbamoyl-D-amino-acid hydrolase; translated protein: MRIVNVAAAQMGPIQKADSREAVVKRMIALMDEAKAKDADLIVYPELTLTTFFPRWYVEDRAEFDVWFEREMPNAATRPLFERAAQHGIAMNFGYAELTPDGHHFNTAVLTDKSGKIVGKYRKVHLPGHVEYDRKRSHQHLEKRYFEPGDLGFNVWRELGGIIGMAICNDRRWPETYRVMGLQGVEMVLIGYNTPSVNAERSEEGLERRVFHNRLSVQAGAYQNATWVVAVAKAGVEDGHPLFGGSLIVDPNGEIVAEARTEDDELLVHACDLDATRFGKTTIFNFAAHRRIEHYGLITSRTGAVPPPEK
- a CDS encoding TonB-dependent receptor gives rise to the protein MSSARIVRSRRFLLVSSALIFFVVLNMPAALAQQAREPLPPVEVSAPPSRKQDRPAGRDAASARRTAARRPAAMTAASKPVIPNAPTPLNSNAVAESASRLGLTVRETPATVEVISADTMREQGYRTVSDVAQGAVGVTAGDNPAEPSAFSMRGFTNSQINTLYNGIKIGPQNMTSRIMDTANLEAVEILKGPASLISGEGAAGGAINFVTKQPHTGAIRNEADLSYDSLSSFRVHYGSGGSTNVQGLDYRLDVSRSTLNGFADDTNTKTLDVSGQLNYRVSESLKVWGAVEYREDRGKAYWGAPLVPVAFSGSHATAGIVSGSHVSNFNGANLGRVTIDDRTFNTSYNVLDNRNVAQEVWLRGGFELKLAPDLMLKSQAYGYGAERSWFNNEVEAFNTATNTVDRSRFYVAHSQRMVGNITDLIWDDDIAGFGNRLVTTLSSSYLDFVRPGAANFPGDSVSLVDPNRGYYGLLTTQQQTARIDNEALSFEDRLKLTRTFALIGGLRVEHIGLDRNSIDVNGLEKANFPFTKDWAPVTGRIGYTWEAVPGLTFFSQYATGADVSANNIFLLGPAQNLDLTTARSYETGVKHLLWDNRAEWSFSAYDILRKNVYAAAGGQTLNIAGRQESKGIELAGSIRPIGPLRLWGNIVYVDARYADFDFAGGSFSGNTPPNVPRIVVNGGASWRFFTPWPVEIGITGRHVGDRYNSDANTVTMNAYTVGDLYAFVDIPRTGFATVDHARLTLRIRNFTDKRYAIWGDPFYPDQILLGSPRTCEISAAFKW